The following are encoded in a window of Mycobacterium decipiens genomic DNA:
- a CDS encoding PLP-dependent cysteine synthase family protein yields MTADPHQLPHMIGGPDAEATITMNNNLPPQHPVSPTSIAPNPRILLPNRSHRTSVRVRPTGDRYRLIPDGYHLTPGRNRELGTMVGNTPVLWIPETSDPDRGFWAKLEAFNPGGGMKDRPALHMVERARARGDLAPGAAIVESTSGTLGLGLALAGRVYGHPVTLVVDPDLEPIIARMATAYGARIDTVTEPHPTGGWQQARIERVEQLLAADPNAWNPNQYDNPDNVAGYRSLALELVAQLGRVDVLVCSVGTGGHSAGVSRVLREFNPEMQLIGVDSIGSTLFGQPLAARRMTGFGNSVPCRNVDYHAFDEVHWVAPAEAAWSARAMAATHFVSGGWSVGSVALVAGWAARTFSSDTTIAAIFPDGPQRYFDSIYNDEYCRQHQLFDGESPTEPDTIAKSSDRRVTRWTRTSTVVEPSQVVA; encoded by the coding sequence GTGACCGCTGACCCCCATCAATTGCCGCACATGATTGGCGGCCCCGATGCAGAAGCGACGATCACAATGAACAACAACCTGCCCCCGCAGCACCCGGTAAGCCCTACCAGCATCGCCCCGAACCCGCGGATCCTCCTGCCCAACCGGTCGCACCGCACCTCGGTAAGGGTGCGACCGACCGGCGACCGGTACCGCCTCATCCCCGACGGATACCACCTGACTCCCGGCCGGAATCGCGAGCTGGGCACCATGGTCGGCAATACCCCGGTGCTCTGGATACCCGAGACCTCAGACCCGGACCGTGGATTCTGGGCCAAGCTTGAAGCATTCAACCCTGGCGGCGGCATGAAAGATCGCCCCGCATTGCATATGGTCGAACGTGCCCGCGCTCGCGGCGACCTCGCGCCGGGTGCCGCGATAGTCGAATCAACCAGTGGCACACTTGGATTGGGGCTGGCGCTGGCCGGTAGGGTATACGGGCACCCGGTCACCCTGGTCGTCGATCCGGATCTGGAACCCATTATTGCGCGCATGGCCACGGCCTACGGCGCGCGCATCGACACGGTCACCGAGCCGCATCCGACCGGCGGGTGGCAGCAGGCCCGCATAGAACGGGTTGAGCAGCTGCTGGCGGCCGACCCCAACGCGTGGAACCCCAACCAGTACGACAACCCGGATAATGTTGCGGGCTACCGGTCGCTGGCGTTGGAGCTGGTCGCCCAGCTCGGGCGCGTCGATGTCCTGGTGTGCTCGGTCGGAACCGGCGGACATTCGGCCGGCGTGTCCAGAGTGCTGCGCGAGTTCAATCCGGAGATGCAGCTGATTGGTGTGGACTCCATCGGATCCACGCTCTTCGGGCAGCCTTTGGCGGCCAGGCGGATGACCGGGTTCGGAAACAGCGTCCCGTGCCGCAACGTCGACTACCACGCATTCGATGAAGTGCACTGGGTCGCCCCCGCCGAGGCCGCTTGGTCTGCTCGCGCCATGGCCGCCACGCACTTCGTCAGCGGTGGATGGAGCGTGGGGTCGGTGGCGCTGGTCGCCGGGTGGGCAGCGCGCACCTTCTCGTCCGACACCACTATCGCCGCGATCTTCCCCGATGGCCCGCAACGCTACTTCGACAGCATCTACAACGATGAGTACTGCAGGCAGCACCAACTATTCGACGGCGAGTCGCCCACCGAGCCGGACACGATAGCGAAGTCTTCCGACCGGCGTGTCACGCGGTGGACCCGCACCTCCACGGTGGTCGAGCCAAGCCAGGTGGTGGCGTGA
- a CDS encoding coniferyl-alcohol dehydrogenase has translation MTSQPRCDELWRYDGRRVVVTGCASGIGAQVVRQLSELGAHTIGVDRRRPWVDINEFHDVDLADPMSIDHAVTGIRGPVDALFNVAGVSSGIGDAALVVAINFLGLRHITEALLPRMASGSSIVSVSSLAAADYRQHQRFVAPLLHATTMQEGIDWCQRNPDALAGGYRLSKEAIILYTMRNATRLGSQGIRINCTGPGVTETPILDQLRTAYGQGFLDDIPKPLGRVADPAEQAAVLVFLNSRAASYISGQVVWVDGGNVGAAIARELEEGRAPWPT, from the coding sequence GTGACATCGCAGCCCCGCTGCGACGAGCTGTGGCGCTACGACGGCCGCCGAGTCGTGGTCACCGGGTGCGCGTCGGGGATCGGGGCGCAAGTGGTCAGGCAGCTTTCCGAGCTCGGCGCCCACACCATCGGAGTGGACAGGCGCCGGCCGTGGGTCGACATCAACGAGTTTCACGACGTCGACCTCGCAGACCCGATGTCGATCGATCACGCCGTCACGGGCATACGCGGGCCGGTCGACGCGCTCTTCAACGTTGCCGGTGTCTCCTCTGGGATCGGCGACGCTGCGCTGGTGGTGGCGATCAACTTTCTGGGCCTGCGGCATATCACCGAGGCGCTGCTCCCCAGGATGGCCTCGGGATCATCCATCGTCAGTGTGTCTTCGCTCGCCGCCGCTGACTACCGACAACATCAGCGGTTCGTCGCGCCGCTACTGCATGCGACGACGATGCAGGAGGGCATCGATTGGTGTCAGCGCAACCCTGATGCGCTGGCCGGTGGCTATCGGTTGTCCAAGGAGGCGATCATCCTCTACACCATGCGCAACGCGACTCGTCTCGGTTCGCAGGGTATCCGGATCAACTGTACCGGTCCGGGGGTCACCGAGACACCGATCCTGGACCAGTTGCGCACCGCCTACGGCCAGGGATTTCTGGATGACATTCCCAAGCCGCTGGGCCGGGTTGCGGATCCGGCCGAGCAGGCCGCTGTTCTCGTGTTTTTGAATAGTCGTGCGGCCAGCTATATTTCGGGGCAAGTCGTGTGGGTCGACGGCGGAAACGTGGGCGCTGCGATCGCACGTGAACTCGAGGAAGGACGTGCCCCATGGCCAACCTGA
- a CDS encoding alpha/beta fold hydrolase, which produces MEIQRGTAVVDGLVTSYLEAGEGDPVVLLHGGEFGASADIGWEHNIAALAAQHRVLAPDLLGFGESAKVVDFVDGRGMRIRHVARFCELLGIESAHFAGNSLGAIMLLTDATSGAPLLPVATMAIICGGGEIQQNRHFASLQHYDATLPGMRRIVEALFYDAGYPADEEYVRRRYESSIAPGAWEAVAAARFRRPDTPPPPTPSSLRPYHRIAVPTIIVEGRDDKLLRSGWAAQIANQIEDGRWVAVDAAGHCPQIEQPSIVNELLLGFFGD; this is translated from the coding sequence GTGGAGATTCAGCGGGGAACCGCGGTGGTCGACGGTCTTGTCACCAGCTATCTGGAGGCCGGCGAAGGCGACCCGGTGGTGCTGCTGCACGGCGGCGAATTCGGTGCCAGCGCCGATATCGGCTGGGAACACAACATCGCCGCGCTGGCGGCGCAGCACCGTGTGCTGGCACCGGACCTGCTGGGATTCGGCGAGTCGGCGAAGGTCGTCGATTTCGTCGATGGCCGCGGGATGCGCATTCGCCACGTGGCGCGGTTTTGTGAGCTGCTCGGAATCGAATCGGCGCACTTTGCCGGCAACTCGCTGGGCGCCATCATGCTGCTCACCGACGCCACGTCGGGTGCACCGCTGCTACCGGTTGCCACCATGGCGATCATCTGTGGCGGCGGGGAGATCCAGCAGAATCGGCACTTCGCTAGCCTGCAGCACTACGACGCAACCCTGCCCGGCATGCGGCGCATCGTCGAGGCGCTCTTCTACGACGCCGGCTATCCGGCCGATGAGGAATATGTGCGGCGCCGCTACGAGTCCAGCATCGCGCCCGGGGCTTGGGAGGCCGTGGCGGCGGCCCGCTTTCGCCGTCCCGATACGCCACCACCGCCGACCCCGTCGAGTTTACGGCCGTATCACCGAATCGCGGTGCCCACGATTATCGTCGAGGGGCGCGACGACAAGCTACTTCGCTCCGGTTGGGCCGCACAGATCGCGAACCAGATCGAGGACGGACGCTGGGTGGCGGTCGATGCCGCCGGTCACTGCCCGCAGATTGAGCAGCCGTCCATCGTCAACGAGCTGCTGCTGGGCTTCTTCGGGGACTAG
- a CDS encoding cyclase family protein, translating to MANLTDFRRVARDVSNWGRWGDADELGTLNFITAEKVRQAASLVRHGKVFPLGVDFGSSGPQGAFEFRHNPVHLMTVDGGDVNTLAQYGPGWARNLVAQQTSKYVVDNPFRFNDDMIIMPLQAASQWDALSHVYYEDQLYNGFPASSVTSLGAYHCGIDKVDGKGITSRGVLLDLVRHRGAEVFLEHGNPITPEELDDVVRTQGVTIESGDIVLIRTGWWARFLKTGNKTEPYSGLDWRCASWLHDHEIAAVAADNLQVEDPVSGVEDLALPFHLLCLRDMGLMLGEYWDLTALAADCATDGVYEFQLVAPPLRVVGAVGSPVNPIAIK from the coding sequence ATGGCCAACCTGACCGACTTTCGGCGGGTAGCTCGCGATGTTAGCAATTGGGGGCGGTGGGGAGACGCCGACGAGCTGGGCACGCTGAACTTCATCACCGCCGAGAAGGTGCGGCAGGCCGCAAGCCTGGTCCGGCACGGCAAGGTATTCCCGCTCGGCGTGGATTTCGGATCGTCAGGTCCGCAGGGAGCCTTCGAGTTCCGGCACAATCCGGTGCATCTGATGACCGTCGACGGCGGCGATGTCAACACACTGGCCCAGTACGGGCCGGGCTGGGCGCGGAACCTGGTGGCTCAGCAGACGAGCAAGTACGTGGTCGACAATCCGTTCCGGTTCAACGACGACATGATCATCATGCCGCTGCAGGCGGCCAGCCAGTGGGATGCCTTGTCGCACGTCTATTACGAAGACCAGCTCTACAACGGGTTTCCGGCGAGTTCGGTAACCAGCCTGGGTGCCTACCACTGCGGCATCGACAAGGTTGACGGCAAGGGCATCACCTCGCGTGGCGTACTGCTGGATCTGGTGCGCCATCGCGGTGCGGAGGTCTTCCTGGAACACGGCAACCCGATCACTCCAGAAGAACTGGATGACGTCGTTCGTACGCAGGGCGTCACCATCGAGAGCGGCGATATCGTGCTGATCCGAACCGGCTGGTGGGCAAGGTTTCTCAAGACCGGAAACAAGACCGAACCGTACTCCGGACTGGATTGGCGATGCGCCTCCTGGCTGCACGACCACGAGATCGCGGCGGTCGCGGCCGACAACCTCCAGGTGGAAGACCCGGTATCGGGAGTCGAGGACCTCGCATTACCCTTCCACCTGCTCTGCCTGCGTGACATGGGGCTGATGCTCGGCGAGTACTGGGACCTCACCGCGCTGGCCGCCGACTGTGCCACCGACGGCGTCTACGAGTTCCAGCTCGTCGCGCCACCCCTGAGAGTCGTTGGCGCCGTGGGATCTCCGGTGAATCCGATCGCGATCAAATAG
- a CDS encoding MDR family MFS transporter, protein MGLLDQFRSLNRPSRVLMINQFGICLGFYMLMPYLSTYLAGPLGLAAWAVGLVLGVRNFAQQGMFFVGGTLADRFGYKPLIVAGCLIRTGGFALLAIAQSLPSVLIASAATGFAGALFDPAVRAYVADEAGERKIEAFAIFNVFYQSGILLGPLVGLALLAMDFRITVLGAAAVFAVLTVAQLFALPQHRADPDREKTSILHDWRTVVRNRPFLWFAAAMTGCYVLSFQIYLALPIQASILAPHSESVLVAAMFAVSGLVAIAGQIRITRWLSARWGTERSLVVGAMTLAASFVPLAVVPNGQRFGTAAAVTALLVSAGLLAIASAALFPFEMRTVVSLSGDRLVATHYGFYSSIVGVGILVGNLAIGSLMSVAHRFNADEIVWAGMILVGIVATIGLFRLDTVTSRYRNPTLCRRNGNLGLGALPAETNSARMYSGVPVGRGGAAASVPVPAR, encoded by the coding sequence ATGGGACTGCTTGACCAGTTCCGCAGTTTGAATCGCCCCAGCCGCGTGCTCATGATCAACCAGTTCGGTATCTGCCTGGGTTTTTACATGCTGATGCCGTATCTGAGTACCTACCTGGCCGGGCCCCTTGGGCTGGCGGCCTGGGCAGTGGGTTTGGTGCTCGGCGTGCGGAACTTCGCCCAGCAGGGCATGTTCTTTGTGGGTGGCACGCTTGCCGATCGGTTCGGCTATAAGCCGTTGATCGTGGCCGGATGTTTGATTCGCACCGGAGGGTTCGCGCTGCTAGCGATCGCGCAATCCCTACCTAGCGTGTTGATCGCCTCTGCAGCAACGGGTTTCGCTGGTGCGCTGTTCGACCCCGCGGTGCGCGCCTATGTTGCCGACGAAGCCGGTGAGCGAAAGATCGAAGCGTTCGCGATATTCAACGTCTTCTACCAGTCGGGGATCCTACTAGGTCCGCTGGTTGGACTGGCATTGCTGGCAATGGATTTCAGGATAACGGTGTTGGGTGCCGCAGCGGTCTTCGCCGTGCTTACCGTCGCGCAGTTGTTCGCACTACCCCAGCACCGGGCCGACCCGGATCGCGAAAAGACATCGATTCTGCACGACTGGCGGACGGTCGTTCGCAATCGGCCTTTTCTGTGGTTCGCCGCCGCCATGACCGGATGCTATGTGCTGTCGTTCCAGATCTATCTGGCTCTCCCCATACAGGCGTCGATCCTCGCGCCGCACAGCGAATCTGTCTTGGTGGCAGCGATGTTCGCGGTTTCGGGTCTGGTTGCCATCGCCGGCCAGATACGCATCACCCGCTGGCTTTCTGCGCGGTGGGGGACCGAGCGCAGCCTGGTCGTCGGGGCGATGACGCTGGCGGCCTCGTTCGTACCACTCGCGGTTGTCCCGAACGGCCAACGGTTCGGTACGGCTGCGGCGGTCACGGCCCTACTAGTGTCGGCGGGTCTGCTCGCTATCGCTTCGGCGGCGTTGTTTCCTTTCGAAATGCGAACCGTGGTCTCACTATCGGGCGACCGGCTGGTGGCCACCCACTACGGGTTCTACAGCTCCATAGTGGGAGTCGGAATCCTGGTCGGCAATCTCGCGATAGGATCTCTGATGAGTGTGGCGCATCGGTTCAATGCCGATGAAATCGTCTGGGCCGGAATGATTCTGGTGGGAATCGTCGCTACCATCGGGTTGTTTCGGCTCGACACGGTCACCTCGCGTTATCGGAATCCGACGCTATGCCGACGGAATGGCAACCTGGGTCTCGGTGCGTTGCCAGCTGAAACAAATTCAGCCCGAATGTATTCGGGCGTGCCGGTCGGACGGGGTGGGGCGGCCGCTTCGGTGCCCGTGCCGGCCCGCTAG
- a CDS encoding multicopper oxidase family protein: MPELPTSGNPFDRVRLSRRGFLGAGIASGFALAACGSKPPAVGSAAAMTAAIDAAEAARPHSGRTVTATLTPQPQRIDLGGPIVDTLAYGDTIPGPLIRATVGDEVVVSVTNRLGGPTSVHWHGIALRNNMDGTEPATPNIGAGQEFTYRFSVPDPGTYWAHPHVGLQGDHGLYLPVIVDDPTERGHYDAEWIVFLDDWTDGVGKSPQQLYDALTDPNKPTMQDMPGSGATTTSPTSPTTTPTAGMPEGEVGDSNLLGGDAGDIAYPYYLINGRIPAAATSFSAKPGQRIRIRIINSAADTAFRVALAGHSMTVTHTDGYPVVPTEVDALLIGMAERYDVIVTAASGVFPLVALAEGKNALARALLSTGAGKPPNPQFRPDELNKRVGTVATFTATNAVNLGRPEPNLNLPVTLGGTMAKYDWTINGEPYSRTKPLHVRLGQRPTLVFDNTTMMYHPIHLHGHTFQMIKADGSPGARKDTVIVLPKQKMRAVLVADNPGVWVMHCHNNYHLVAGMETLLDYVL; encoded by the coding sequence ATGCCCGAGCTGCCGACCAGCGGTAACCCCTTCGACAGGGTACGGCTCAGCAGGCGGGGGTTCCTCGGCGCCGGCATCGCCAGCGGATTTGCCCTGGCCGCTTGCGGCTCGAAGCCCCCGGCGGTGGGTAGCGCCGCCGCGATGACCGCCGCAATCGACGCGGCCGAGGCAGCCCGGCCGCACAGTGGGCGAACCGTGACCGCCACGTTGACCCCACAGCCGCAGCGGATCGACCTGGGGGGGCCGATCGTCGACACGCTGGCCTACGGCGACACGATCCCGGGACCGCTGATCCGGGCCACCGTCGGCGATGAGGTTGTCGTCTCGGTGACGAACCGGCTGGGTGGTCCGACATCGGTGCATTGGCACGGCATCGCGCTGCGCAACAATATGGACGGCACCGAGCCCGCGACCCCGAACATCGGCGCCGGCCAGGAGTTCACCTACCGCTTCTCCGTCCCCGATCCGGGCACCTACTGGGCCCATCCGCACGTCGGCCTGCAAGGCGACCACGGCCTGTACCTGCCGGTCATCGTCGACGACCCGACGGAGCGGGGCCACTACGACGCGGAATGGATCGTCTTCCTCGACGATTGGACCGATGGTGTCGGAAAGTCCCCGCAACAGCTCTACGACGCGCTGACCGACCCGAACAAGCCCACCATGCAAGACATGCCCGGGTCGGGGGCTACCACGACGAGCCCAACAAGCCCAACCACAACCCCGACAGCCGGTATGCCCGAAGGGGAAGTCGGCGACAGCAACCTGCTCGGCGGCGACGCCGGAGACATCGCCTATCCGTACTACCTGATCAACGGTCGAATTCCCGCGGCCGCCACCTCTTTCTCGGCCAAGCCCGGCCAGCGAATCCGGATCCGCATCATCAACAGCGCCGCCGACACCGCGTTCCGCGTCGCGCTCGCCGGGCATTCGATGACGGTCACCCATACCGATGGTTACCCGGTGGTTCCGACCGAGGTCGACGCCCTGCTGATCGGCATGGCCGAACGCTACGACGTCATCGTGACCGCCGCCAGCGGCGTCTTTCCCCTGGTCGCCCTCGCGGAGGGCAAAAACGCGTTGGCGCGCGCGCTACTCTCCACCGGCGCCGGCAAACCACCCAACCCGCAGTTTCGGCCGGATGAACTCAACAAACGAGTGGGCACCGTGGCGACGTTCACCGCCACGAACGCTGTCAACCTGGGTCGGCCCGAGCCCAACCTCAACCTGCCGGTCACCCTGGGCGGCACCATGGCGAAATACGACTGGACGATCAACGGGGAGCCCTACAGCAGGACCAAGCCACTGCACGTGCGGCTGGGCCAACGGCCGACCCTGGTGTTTGACAACACCACCATGATGTATCACCCAATCCACCTACACGGGCATACCTTTCAGATGATCAAGGCCGACGGCAGTCCCGGTGCCCGCAAGGACACGGTCATCGTGCTACCGAAGCAGAAAATGCGCGCAGTCCTGGTCGCCGACAACCCCGGCGTGTGGGTAATGCACTGCCACAACAACTACCACCTAGTCGCCGGAATGGAGACGCTCCTGGACTACGTCCTGTGA